The genome window CTTCCCTAGAACCATTAGGCAGGCAGAAGCCTTAGAGGACTACTTAAGAAAAGCCGAGGCCAAGATAGACGCCGCCATTAACCTAGAAGTAGGAGAGGAAGAGGTTGTTAAAAGGATCTCGCTACGAAGAACTTGTAGAAGCTGTGGAGCTGTGTACCACTTAGCCTTTAACCCTCCTAAGCGAGACGAGCTATGCGATAAGTGCGGAGCGTCACTCTACCAGCGGGAGGACGACAAGGAGGAGACCGTGAGACGTAGGTTAAAAGTCTACCGTCAGCAGACGGAGCCCCTACTTGAGTTCTATAGGCAGCGAGGCCTACTTGTAAGCATTAACGGGGAGAAGGACATAGAGCACGTCTTAAACGAGATTCTCAGGTACATAGAGAGGCGGGGCTGAGTTTAACCCCCCTACGGGCCTTGAGGCTAATAGGAGGGTTATCGAGGGCTCTTGGTAATAGACCCCCTTGAACAAACTAGCTTAGGCCTAGCTGGTTACGATGCTAGGCTGAGGAAGTAGTAAATATAGGCCCGGCAGTCGCTACTTAATTTACATACACCTTTGAGCGCCTCGAGCTGCCTTTAGACTGAGCTGCGTTATACACTTAAGGCTCCCCAGGGCCCGTGAGGAGGCTAGACCCTTCGCGCTAGTAGATCCTGCCCCAGAGGCACCTTCACCCCCTCTCTACTTAATGCGGCGACGAGTCGTAGAGGTCAAAGCGGGCGAAGGGTAATTCAAGCCTCCTTTCACAAATTAAAGTACAGGCACTAGAAAATATTTAGGCAGATACAGAATAACACTAAAGCCGTACCTAGTCGAAGAAAAAAGTAGTTAGCGCTTAACGCCTATAACGGCCTGCGTTCGCTCCACGTACCACCTAGTCAGGTCCCTGAAGGTCTCCCAGAACTGTTGGAAAATGTCCATGGTCCTAGCCTCGACGAGGAAGAAGCCGTTCCAGTCAGTGCCATGGGCGTGATCGTACTCAGCGACTATCTTCACGCCTCGAGGAAGGTTCTTTTTAAAGTCCTCCCACTCCTTCTTAGCTCTATTCACCTCAGCGTCAGTCATCGTCCTGTACCTAAAGAACACGACTACACCCCAAGTCAAGCATTTTACACCTACTAGTCTATAATGTCTGTTGAGTATATAGGCTTTCATACTTGCCTTCCTCCTCTATAACAGTGCTGTCTACCTTAGCCAGGCCACCTAAGATTGTCACGTCGCTTCATCGTCAAGCATACTCACTAGCTGTCGCCCACTCCATGATGCAGCAGGCTCGTGGTCCGGGGTCCCACTCAATAATTGTATGTGGACGACCGCCACAGTGATTAATTTAAATTGAAACTTGCCGTGGTGGTTAAGTGGAGTCAATTCGGTCATAGTACACACCTCAAGGCAATATACGCCATACCGGCGCGCAGAAGGTTTTGTCATATGGCGTGGCGTAGTGCTACTATACTAAGAAGGCACCCACGCTTTAATAAGCAAATGAGCAGTGGAAAGTAATTAGCGTCACGTCTAGGGTGCGCAGCGCAATGGTGCGGGGGGTGGGATTCGAACCCACGCACCCCTACGGGACAGGGTCCTAAGCCCTGCGCCTTTGACCTAGCTCGGCCACCCCCGCTCATGGGCTGGCGCTTCATCGAAATAAACCCCTCGGCTAGAGGAACAAACCTTAAAGGGTCTAGTTTAAGTTTACATTAACGCTCCCTCCTAGAGCCCTACTTACCTAGTTATGTACAGGGGCAGCGGTGCCCTGAGGAAGTGGGCTAGTATTCCGCTAAGCAGTTAGCTCAGCATTCTCAGCTCCGGGTTTCCGTGAACGCTGGCACCTGGCCTTAAGGCTGCTCCTTCGAGGGTCCCCCTCTCCCGGGCCTGACCTGGTTCGGCCAGTTCGAGAGCTTGGACCCCTCCTACGAGGGGCTTGGCTCCCTATGCCAGCTCCACGGGGCGAAGCTTCCTCGACGCTTAAGCTAACTAGCTTAGCGTTCAACTAGCCGCCTCCCTCAGTTACTGGTCCCGCCATATCGACCATTTGCGGCTCGGGGAAGCATACCCCGAGAGGGCAGGCCGAGCTCCCCGACCCTTCCACCGCTGCCCCCTTTTTTAGAGATAGGGCTTTCTTTAAAAAATTGCCTTTTTTAACAACCGCGCAGAGATGTGGTGGACGCCCTTGCCTCTAGGGGAAGTAGTAATCTTCCTAGCTCTCTTCCTTATCTCTTGGCTACTTCTATCTCTAGCCTTCAGCATCGTTAAAGTTAAGGGGATAGATCTTAAACCTTTCCTCTTGATCATTAGGGTTAGCTCTCAGAAAATTGACAGGGTCCTATCGAAACTCACATCTCGAGGTGTTAAGGTATGGTCTATACTTCTTGACGCAGGCGTTGCCTTAGGCTTCGGCCTGATGGCATTCTCCCTTTACTTCTTAGTCACTAACTTGTTCAAGCGCTTTACATCGCCTGAGGGGTTCGTGGCCATTGTCCCACCTATTCCAGGCCTTGCCTTGCCGCTAGTCCATGTCCCCTACTTCCTCATAGCCCTCTCCATAGCTATCATAGCGCACGAGCTGGCTCACGCAGCTGCCTCTAAATTACTAGGGGTGAAGATTAAGAGCTTTGGGGCTGCTCTCCTCGCCGTTATCTTAGCAGCCTTCGTAGAGCTAGATGAAGAGACCCTGGGGAAAACTGAGCCAAGCGGAAGGCTGAAGATTTTCGCGGCTGGCTCATTTGCTAACTTGGCCCTCTTCGTAGTGCTACTCGCAGCTTTTGTAGCTCTCTTTCAGCCTGGAGGGGCGTTTGTGTACTACGTTGAGGAGTCAACCCCGGCCTTTGAAGCAGGTATAGTTAAGAGCTGTGTAATTAAGCGGCTAAACAGTACATACATCTTGAACAGCCTAGATCTTAACGAGTTCATGAGGCGCAGCGGCCCAGGTCAAATAGTAGCCGTGGGGCTTGTAAGTCCAGAAGGCTCTTGGAGAGAAGTAGTTCTAAGGACAACTAGCCACCCAAACGACCCTTCTAGGGGCTTTCTAGGAATACTCCCCCTAGATTTCTACGAGCTAAGGCTACTTAACCTTCCCCCCAGCATCCTAATTCACATCCATACCTTCTACGCATGGCTTCAAGCCATCTTGTTTAGCTTAGCAGTGTTTAACATGCTTCCCATGGCAGCAGTCGACGGAGGGAAGATGATGTACACTGTGATTGAAGAAGTCGCTAAGAGCAGCCGCTTAGCTAAGAGGCTCTTGATCCTACTTACAGCAATCTCGCTCTGTCTCGTAGCTCTCAACGTAACTGTCACCTTAGCCCCGTTGCCTTAGGCTTAAGTTTAGCGCGAGAAATTAAGCAGCGAATGCAGGCCTCGTGCTCGATATGCAAGACAGGGGCAATCTACAAGTCTCCGTACTCCGGGCTGGCTTTTTGTGCTAAGTGCTTTAAGAAAAACGTTGAGGATAGGGTAAGAAGCACGATCAATAGGTACAAGCTGTTTACGCCCAACGACAAGGTATTGGCAGCGGTTTCCGGGGGCAAAGATAGCACTATACTATTGCGCGTACTGGTTAAGGTAGAGTCAAGGTGGGGGGTGGAGGTAATGGCGCTTACTATCGATGAGGGGATTGGGGGTTATAGAGCTGAGGGGATTGAACGTGCTAAGAGGTTAGCTGAGGGGCTCTGCGTGCCGCACTACGTGGCGACGTTCAAGGAGGAGTACGGCTATGCTCTTGAGGAAGCCTACTCAATGGCCTCGAGGAGGGGATCCAGGCTTCACGCTTGCACGCTCTGTGGAGTGCTTAGGAGGAGGCTAATTAATCTGAAGGCGAAAGAGCTAGGAGCTACCAAAGTTGCCACTGGGCATAACCTCGACGACGAAGCGCAGACAGCCCTCATAAACATTTTGAGAGGCAATATTGCCAGATTGGCAAGGCTCGGGGTCAAGCCGATGAGGCAGTGGGAGGGCTTCGTGCCTAGGGTTAAGCCACTTAGATATGTACCTGAGAAGGAAATAGCGCTATACGCGTATCTATCTGAGGTGGGGCTGTATGAAGAGGAGTGTAAGTTTATTGAGGGGTCAATGAGACATGAGGTTAGGCGGATGCTAAATAAGCTAGATAATGCGCACCCGGGCATTAAGTACGCTATCGTCAGCGCAGCCGATCGCCTAGCCCGCTTAATCGAGGAGAAGGTTAGAGGAGAAGTTAAGGCCTGTAAGTACTGTGGAGAGCCCACGGGCAGGGAGTTATGCAGAGCCTGCGAGGTTCTCGAGGAGCTAGGGGTGCTTTAGTAGGTGTAATTCATGCCAGCGGCTAAGCCAATCCTTAGGGGAGATGCCGTTGAAGTGGTGTATGAGCCTTGGCGCTGGAGTCTACTCGAGGAGCTTAGATCTAAAGCTGCTAAGGTGATGAAGATCCTGGAGGAGGGGGGTATGGAGGTCATTGTGCATGGTAGCGTAGCCAGAGGCGACGTATCCCCTAGGAGCGATGTGGATGTAGTGATCCCATACCCAGTCCAGTCGTTTAAAGTAGAGGTTGTCTTAACCTCCCACGGTCTCACTCCAGTTGAAAAGATAATGACCATGGCTACGCCTACTCACGCTATCAAGGCACACATATACTTAGACGAGAAGACCTGCGTCACCTTCCCCCTGGTGGAGTTGACGAAGCTAGAGCGTGAGTTCTATCGTTTCGGGGGCGAGGTGGGGTTGAGAGGCCTTGCGAGCGAGGCAAGAGTGGCTGGGGTAGACAAGAGGCTAATGTTAATAAGCCCGACCAGGCGGGGACATGTAGAGAGCCCAGTTATAGGTAGGGAGGAGGAGGTAGCCAGGATTCTTGGAGTAAGTGTAGATATTGTTAAGGAAAGGGTCCAGGTTCTAACTAAGAGAGATGAAGTAGGGAGGACGGGGATCTACTTAAAGAGAAGACTGGCCGCTGACGAGTGCTTTGAAGAGGTCTTAGCCAAACTAAGGGATGTAGACCCTGCGGTTAGAAGGCTCTTGGTCTCTAGAAGTAGCTTAGTTTAATATGTAACAAACGTAAGTTAAGAATTAAAAATTAAATAGGGTCTTGCAGAGCCCTCTTCCTATTAAAGGTTGGATACTCCTCAACAATGTAAGCTTTAAGCTTCCTTAGAGTACCGCGTTGTTTAGCCTCCCTCATTACAGTTACTGCCAGTTCAAGTTCACCCCTCTCTTTATTTAAAAAAAGCATGTAGTCGGGGACGCCTAACTGAGACATAATCCATCCAGCTAGCTTACATAGTCTATCAACGTCCCCGACGATTACTCCCTTTCTCAATAACCCGTCTCCCGTGACCTCTTCATACGGCCTGGCCTTCTTGAGCGCCATTCTTCTAAGCCTACCTTTGTACTGGTGCGAGTCCTTGACCATGGCTGGACAATAATGTGCGCTTAAAGATAGCTCGCTCTCTATGAATAAAAGCAAGTCTAGCGCTACTTCCTCGCTTCCCTCTACTGCTGATAAAGAGCCTTGCTTGAGCCTAAGCCCCCTAGTCCTTAATTGGAAGGCATTCTCATCGTTCATCTCAAGCTCATTCACAATGATGAAATCAGCTCCAGCCTCTTCTACAGTTATAGCGAGCGTCTTTAAGTACTCAGCTTCACCTGGTAGTGCTGGTACCTCTACGCCAACTGTTAATCCCTCACGCTTAGCCTCTTTGACGGACTCGGTGACCAGGTGTATGTTACTGAGGTCTGGGTGAAGCCTCAGCTCATCTAGCTCAGCCTTAGCTAAGCCCTTCAGAATATTGTTATTAAGGTGACGTCCAGGGGCAGTATATAAGTGGATGTGGAAGTTTCTGAAGTTCTCTTTAAGCAGCTTAAGGTAGTGCAGAGTTCTCTCTGGCCTTAAGAGGGGGTCTCCGCCAGTAAAGCCAGCACCTCCAGCATCCATGTCCTCAGCTTCCTTTAACACGTCCATGTCGCTTGTTATCGGCCGCTCGTTTACATAGCGTACATCTTTCCACCTTCTATCTCTCGATAGAGGGCAGTAGAAGCATCTGCGATGGCATAGACCGGTAACAAATACCACAAGCTTCATACCTCTCATACACAAATCGCAACCTTTAGGAAGTTGGCGTACCACAGTTGAACCTGTCCACGTCCTTTCCATTGGGCGGAGAAAGAGATCGCCAAGCTACTTAAAAAGCTAGCTTTAGTCGTTCTGAGTACAGGAGATGCCTAGCTTACTAAGAATACCAGATGACGTCGACGTGCCCCTCCTCGGCTGCATAGCCTTCGGCGTCCTAGATCGAGGCACAAACTTACTTCAAGTGAGACCTACTACGCTCTGTCCGCTTTCGTGCGTCTTTTGCTCAGTCGACGCAGGGCCTTTAACTAGACATAGGCAGGCGGAGTTCATGGTCAGAGCAGATTATCTCTTAGAAGAGCTTAGGAAAGTAGCTGCGCTTAAGGGTGGGGGTCTAGAGGCTCACGTAGACACCGTAGGAGATCCTCTGACTCATCCAGAGATAGTTGACATAGTTCAGGGGATGGCAGATATTCCTGAAGTAGAGGTAATTTCCATCCAGACCCACGGGGCATTGTTGACTGAGCACTTAGCAGAGGAACTTGCCGAAGCCGGGTTGTCGAGGATAAACCTATCCATAGACGCTCTCAACCCTGAGCTTGCTCGAAGACTAGCTGGCACGCCGAACTATGACGTAGAGAAGGTCTTAAAGGTGGCTGAATATATAACTAGATCTACCACCATCGACCTCCTGATCTCACCTGTGTGGGTTCCAGGGGTCAATGATGGAGAGCTAGCTAAGATAGTTAGGGAGGCTTTAAGGATAGGCGCAGGCAAAAGGTGGCCTCCGCTAGGTATTCAGAAAATGGAGGTCCATAAGTATGGGAGGAGGCCGAAGGGAGTCAAGCCAATGTCGTGGTATAACTTTTACAGGGCGCTAAGGATGATGGAAGAGGAGCTCGGAGTGAAGCTAATACTCCGCCCGGAGGACTTTGACATTCATAAAAGAGCTAGGATACCCTTGCCTTTTAGGAGGTTCGAGCGAGTTAAAGTAGACGTAGTTAGTGCTGGCTGGTTGAAGGGGGAGGTCATAGGGGTGGCTAAAGGTAGAGCTGTGACATTAGTTGGTTGTTCGATTAATTACGTTGGCAGGAGGGTGAGGGCCATAGTGATAAGCACTAAGGACGGGGTAGTGATAGCGAGGAGTTTAGATTGAGTAGGCTACATGTTCGGCAAGCCAGGCTTAGCGATCTAGATGCTATCTCTAAGATTGAAGAGCTCTGCTTCAAAGAGCCTTACCCCAAGTCGCTGCTGCTTACATTACTAGTACTTCACCCAGATAGCTTCTTTATTGCTGAGATCAATGGGGAAGTAGTAGGGTATGCCGTAGGGGCCCTGATGAGAAGAGTGGGACATATAGTGTCGATAGCAGTTCATCCTCTCCACAGAAGGAAGGGCGTGGGGAAGATGTTAATGGAGGCCCTAGAAGAGGCCCTTGCAGATAAGCGCGCAAGGTACTTCAAGCTAGAAGTAAGGGAAGATAACGATGAAGCAAGGAGCTTCTATGAGAAGTTGGAGTATGAGTTAGTTGGCAAGGTGCGCCGCTACTATAGTGATGGTTGCGATGCCCTTGTATACTGTAAGAGGGTGAAGAGGAGAAGGCTTTAGCCCCTTAGTAAGACTAAATTAGGTGCTCTCAGCTTTATAGAGGGAAATGGAGCTTAAGTTCTGGCTCCTCGACCCTTCGTATACGGTAGTTAAAGAGGGGCCTGAGGTAAGGCTTTGGGGGGTAGCTGAGGACGGAAGGAGGGTTTTGGTTAAAGATAGAGGGTTTAGGCCCTACTTCTACGTCCTCCCTAAGAAAGGATCAGACATGGGGCTAGTTAAAAGCTTAATCTTAGCTTTATCTAGCTCAGACGCGCCCATACTTAATGTTGAGCCGGTGCAGCGAAGGTACTTAGGCAGCCCTGTCAACGTGTTAAAAGTTACTTGCCTACAGCCTCAAAGTATCCCAGTTTACCGTGAGAAAGTGAAAAGAATCGCTCAGGTCGAAGACGTACTTGAAGCTGACGTTAGATTCTACATTAGGTACATAATAGATAATCAAGTAGAGCCCTGTGGTTGGCATGTAGTTGAAGTAAAGGAGGGGGAGAAGAGAGGATTAAAGGTGGATGCAGTTTACGAAGCCCTTTCACCTCCCCGTCCCCTTCCACCGGCTCCTCCACCTGATCTTAAGATACTTGCCTTTGACATTGAGTGTTATAGCGAAACTGGCACCCCGAAGCCTCAAAAAGACCCCGTGATCATAATCTCCATAGCCACTGGGGAGGGGGATCGTGAACAGTTTGTAGCCTCTAATTCAGACGATAGGGGGGTATTAAGCGACTTTATCTCCTTTATAGAGGAGGAGGACCCGGATGTAATAGTTGGTTACAACAGCAACTCCTACGACTGGCCCTACTTAGTTGCTAGGGCTAAGAAGCTCGGAGTGAAGTTAAACATAAGCAGAGAAGGTACAGAGCCTCAGCCGAGTGTCTACGGACACTACTCCGTTGTGGGGAGAGCGGCCGTTGACCTATATAACTATGCTGAGGAGCTTACAGAGGTGAAAGTTAAGACGCTAGAAAACGTGGCTGACTATCTAAAAGTGATACCCAAGGACGCTAGAACGATCATCGAGTACACGGAGATCCCCAAGTACTGGAGGAATGAGGCCTTAAGAAGAAGGCTCCTTAAGTATGCAATGGAGGACGCCGAGTCCACTTTAGGAGTTGCCGAGAGAGTCTTGCCATTTCTTTACCAACTATCAAGCCTAACAGGTCTCCCACTAGATCAAGTCGCAGCAGCATCAGTAGGCTTCAGGGTAGAGTCCCACTTAATGCGCCACGCGTTTCTTGAAGGAGAGCTCTTCCCAAACCGCGCTGAGCATCCATACTCACCATACAAAGGGGCCATAGTACTGAAGCCGAGACCTGGAATTCATGAGAACATAGCAGTCATAGACTTCTCAGCTATGTACCCACACATTATGATTAAGTATAACATAGGCTTTGATACGTACATCCCTCCGGGCGAGGCTTCTGAGGAGGAGTTTTTTGAGGCCCCTGAGGTTAAGCATAGGTTTAGGAAAAAGCCTCCTAGCCTTTATAGGAAAATGCTAGAGAGGCTCCTTGAAGCTCGAGCTAAGATAAAGGAAGAAATAAAGGACTTAGATCCCTCTGATCCTAGCTATGTAATTTTAGACAATAGGCAACAGGCAATGAAGGTGCTGGCTAACGCCTCCTATGGATATTTAGGATGGGTTGGAGCGAGGTTCTACATGAAGCCGTGCGCTGAAGCCACGGCCGCCTATGGTAGGCAAGTAATCCTTAGAGCGAACAAGATCGCTAGGTACCATGGGCTAGACGTAATATATTCAGACACAGATAGCCTCTTTGTGAAATACGTGAAGGGGAAAGTGGAGGAGTTCATAAAGCATGTGGAGGAGGAGGTGGGCATAGAGCTTAAGATAGACAAAATCTACACAGTGCTCTTCTTTACTGAGGCGGCTAAGAAGTACGCTGGGCTCCTCAGCGATGGTAAAGTAGATGTAGTGGGCTTTGAAGCAGTCAGAGGGGATTGGTGTAGCTTAGCACAGGAAGTCCAGACAAAAGTGCTGGAGCTTATATTGAGGGAAAGGAGTATTCAAGGAGCCATAAGGTACGTCCAAGAAGTAGTGGGAATGCTTAGAAGGAGAGAGGTGCCTTTAAAGGAGCTAATTATATGGAAGAGCCTCACTAAGAGCTTTGAAGAATATGAAGTAGAGGCAGCTCACGTAGCCGCAGCTAAGAGGCTAATGGAGGCAGGCTTTAGCTTAGAAGTCGGAGACAAGGTAGGGTTCGTTATCGTTAAGGGGGCGTCGGAGAAGCTAGCCGATAGAGCCGTGCCATATGTACTAGTTAAACCAGAGGAGGTAGATTATGAATACTATGTGACTAAACAGGTAATTCCTTCAGCGCTCAGAATACTCAAGTACTTCAACGTCAAGGAAGAAGAGCTTCTAATTGGGCGGAAACAACTTTCTCTCTTTGACTTTACTTCATAAGTTTAAGTAGTGGAGAAGGCTTCCTGGGGTTTCTTCTCGAGCTGCGAGTAAGTCCATGTGCCTAATGAGTTGGCCTTCAGAGCCTTTAGGTATAATACCGCTCGCAGCTGTACTATGACCATCTGCAAAGCCGTGAACTTTTTTCGAAGCGTCAGACAACAGCTTAGACAGAGGGGGCTTAGCTCCTTGCTTTATTAGCCCGGTCAATACGTCAGGAGATCTAGCCGATACCTTCACGTAACTCCTGCTCAGCCTTCCCAAGCCTGGAATCTCCGGCTCGACGTTCATGAAGCCGACGAGGTACTTACTTCTATCGATAAGGTGGCGCTGAAAGGATAGGAAAGATAGAAAGGTGCCTATTACCTTAGTCCCCATTCCCTTAAAGACGTCTTCAGCGTGAAGCCACTGAACAGCCCTTCCCTTCTTCAAGCCTTCCATCTTTATCTTCGAGAGCAGTAATTGGCTTGCCGACTTCCTTTGCTCTTCAAGCTTATTAATGAAGTCCTGCACGTCGCCCACCTTACCTAGGCATAGGTCTACTGCTACACCCGGGCCACCTACATAGTAACCAACAGAGCTTAGCGTAGTAAGCTTAGTTGACCACCTCTCCCTCGCCTCCCTCCTTCCTCCTAGGCTAACAAATACCTTGGCTTCTTCACCGCTGAGGGAAGCCTCTACCTGTCCTGTGTGTAGGGCGTCTTTAAGGGCTTCTTCATTAAGTCCTAAAGGTCTGCCAGGTACTTCAGCTGAGCCTATGACAGCTAAGGCTGACATAAAAGGCTCGGCGAGGCCTAAAGCCTTAGCGAAAGCATAGCACACCGATGCTCCTGAAGCATATATCTCGCCGCTCACTTCGTGTAGCTCAGGGTTTAAGTTAATTACGCGCGGACTTAGTGAAGGTTGAGCGTCATGGTGGTCAAGGATTACTGTTAAGTTGCGATCTTCGTTAAGCCTGGCTATTAAGTCAGCATGGGCTGAGCCAATATCTGCGTAGACTATTAAGCCTCCTTCGTCCCTATGGATTAGGGAAAGAGCCTCTGGAAAAGCTTTTTCTAAACACAAGAGGGATGGACTAATACCCACCTTCTTAAGGGAGGCATAGATTATAGCGGCCGATGTGACTCCGTCAGCGTCGTCGTGGAAGACCAGCTTAACCCAATTAAACCTCTCATCTAAGAGCTTACTAGCCGCCTTTTTGAGCTCTTCTTTAAAGAGGGAGAGTTTAGCGAGGAAAAAGGGGCCTTCGGCTTGACTACTCATAGCACTACTTAATCACCTCACTTAATGTGTATACTTCGAGACCCTCCGGCTTCTTAGCTACATCACCAACCCTTGCACACACTACCAACTCAACGCCTTTGCGCTCAGCTATGTCAATAAGTCTCTGAGTAGCTACCCCATCGTAAATTACATACTTAACTCCTTCAGTATTCTGGAGAGAGTCAGCTAAATCCCTCACAGGCACTCTCTGAAGGAGCTTCCACTCTCTACTATAGAGAAGAGCCTCAAGCGTGCCTGGCAGGGCTTTAGCCTCACTGACTACGTGCTGTGGAAGCTCCACTCTCCTAGCAGCCTCCTTTAGAGGCTGAGGTTTTTCAAGCAGTAAATGTACCTGATCAACAGGGACTTTATCACGTAGACATTTAGCTATCTCTTTCCCGGTGAGCTCCTCTACCTCCTTGCCAGGCGGCGCTCTAGCTACATAGTCTATCTCAGCGACTTGAAGCAGCTCTTTTAATACCAGCTCGCCTCCTCGATCTCCGTCAATAAAGGCTATTGCCGTTTTCTCCTTAGTGAGGTCAATAATTGTCTTAGGGACCGCTGCCCCTTCCATGGCTATTACGTTGCGGTAGTCGTGGCGCAACAAGTTGACCACATCAGCCCTTCCTTCAACTATGATTATGGTATCACTACTATCTATATCTGGGCCGGCCGGTAGTTTCTCTGACCCATAAGTCACCAGCTGAGCTTCCCTCACAACCTTCAAAACCTCGTCTATGAGCTCTTTATACTCT of Candidatus Nezhaarchaeota archaeon contains these proteins:
- a CDS encoding DHH family phosphoesterase; this translates as MSSQAEGPFFLAKLSLFKEELKKAASKLLDERFNWVKLVFHDDADGVTSAAIIYASLKKVGISPSLLCLEKAFPEALSLIHRDEGGLIVYADIGSAHADLIARLNEDRNLTVILDHHDAQPSLSPRVINLNPELHEVSGEIYASGASVCYAFAKALGLAEPFMSALAVIGSAEVPGRPLGLNEEALKDALHTGQVEASLSGEEAKVFVSLGGRREARERWSTKLTTLSSVGYYVGGPGVAVDLCLGKVGDVQDFINKLEEQRKSASQLLLSKIKMEGLKKGRAVQWLHAEDVFKGMGTKVIGTFLSFLSFQRHLIDRSKYLVGFMNVEPEIPGLGRLSRSYVKVSARSPDVLTGLIKQGAKPPLSKLLSDASKKVHGFADGHSTAASGIIPKGSEGQLIRHMDLLAAREETPGSLLHYLNL
- a CDS encoding radical SAM protein, encoding MPSLLRIPDDVDVPLLGCIAFGVLDRGTNLLQVRPTTLCPLSCVFCSVDAGPLTRHRQAEFMVRADYLLEELRKVAALKGGGLEAHVDTVGDPLTHPEIVDIVQGMADIPEVEVISIQTHGALLTEHLAEELAEAGLSRINLSIDALNPELARRLAGTPNYDVEKVLKVAEYITRSTTIDLLISPVWVPGVNDGELAKIVREALRIGAGKRWPPLGIQKMEVHKYGRRPKGVKPMSWYNFYRALRMMEEELGVKLILRPEDFDIHKRARIPLPFRRFERVKVDVVSAGWLKGEVIGVAKGRAVTLVGCSINYVGRRVRAIVISTKDGVVIARSLD
- the rimI gene encoding ribosomal protein S18-alanine N-acetyltransferase — its product is MSRLHVRQARLSDLDAISKIEELCFKEPYPKSLLLTLLVLHPDSFFIAEINGEVVGYAVGALMRRVGHIVSIAVHPLHRRKGVGKMLMEALEEALADKRARYFKLEVREDNDEARSFYEKLEYELVGKVRRYYSDGCDALVYCKRVKRRRL
- a CDS encoding adenylate kinase: MRLIILGPPGAGKGTQAKLLSERLGIPHIATGDMLREAVEAKTELGKLAKQYMDKGELVPDWLVIKLIEERLQRADCHRGFILDGFPRTIRQAEALEDYLRKAEAKIDAAINLEVGEEEVVKRISLRRTCRSCGAVYHLAFNPPKRDELCDKCGASLYQREDDKEETVRRRLKVYRQQTEPLLEFYRQRGLLVSINGEKDIEHVLNEILRYIERRG
- a CDS encoding radical SAM protein, whose product is MKLVVFVTGLCHRRCFYCPLSRDRRWKDVRYVNERPITSDMDVLKEAEDMDAGGAGFTGGDPLLRPERTLHYLKLLKENFRNFHIHLYTAPGRHLNNNILKGLAKAELDELRLHPDLSNIHLVTESVKEAKREGLTVGVEVPALPGEAEYLKTLAITVEEAGADFIIVNELEMNDENAFQLRTRGLRLKQGSLSAVEGSEEVALDLLLFIESELSLSAHYCPAMVKDSHQYKGRLRRMALKKARPYEEVTGDGLLRKGVIVGDVDRLCKLAGWIMSQLGVPDYMLFLNKERGELELAVTVMREAKQRGTLRKLKAYIVEEYPTFNRKRALQDPI
- a CDS encoding nucleotidyltransferase domain-containing protein, which translates into the protein MPAAKPILRGDAVEVVYEPWRWSLLEELRSKAAKVMKILEEGGMEVIVHGSVARGDVSPRSDVDVVIPYPVQSFKVEVVLTSHGLTPVEKIMTMATPTHAIKAHIYLDEKTCVTFPLVELTKLEREFYRFGGEVGLRGLASEARVAGVDKRLMLISPTRRGHVESPVIGREEEVARILGVSVDIVKERVQVLTKRDEVGRTGIYLKRRLAADECFEEVLAKLRDVDPAVRRLLVSRSSLV
- a CDS encoding TIGR00269 family protein; translated protein: MQASCSICKTGAIYKSPYSGLAFCAKCFKKNVEDRVRSTINRYKLFTPNDKVLAAVSGGKDSTILLRVLVKVESRWGVEVMALTIDEGIGGYRAEGIERAKRLAEGLCVPHYVATFKEEYGYALEEAYSMASRRGSRLHACTLCGVLRRRLINLKAKELGATKVATGHNLDDEAQTALINILRGNIARLARLGVKPMRQWEGFVPRVKPLRYVPEKEIALYAYLSEVGLYEEECKFIEGSMRHEVRRMLNKLDNAHPGIKYAIVSAADRLARLIEEKVRGEVKACKYCGEPTGRELCRACEVLEELGVL
- a CDS encoding site-2 protease family protein, which encodes MPLGEVVIFLALFLISWLLLSLAFSIVKVKGIDLKPFLLIIRVSSQKIDRVLSKLTSRGVKVWSILLDAGVALGFGLMAFSLYFLVTNLFKRFTSPEGFVAIVPPIPGLALPLVHVPYFLIALSIAIIAHELAHAAASKLLGVKIKSFGAALLAVILAAFVELDEETLGKTEPSGRLKIFAAGSFANLALFVVLLAAFVALFQPGGAFVYYVEESTPAFEAGIVKSCVIKRLNSTYILNSLDLNEFMRRSGPGQIVAVGLVSPEGSWREVVLRTTSHPNDPSRGFLGILPLDFYELRLLNLPPSILIHIHTFYAWLQAILFSLAVFNMLPMAAVDGGKMMYTVIEEVAKSSRLAKRLLILLTAISLCLVALNVTVTLAPLP
- a CDS encoding ribonuclease H-like domain-containing protein, producing the protein MELKFWLLDPSYTVVKEGPEVRLWGVAEDGRRVLVKDRGFRPYFYVLPKKGSDMGLVKSLILALSSSDAPILNVEPVQRRYLGSPVNVLKVTCLQPQSIPVYREKVKRIAQVEDVLEADVRFYIRYIIDNQVEPCGWHVVEVKEGEKRGLKVDAVYEALSPPRPLPPAPPPDLKILAFDIECYSETGTPKPQKDPVIIISIATGEGDREQFVASNSDDRGVLSDFISFIEEEDPDVIVGYNSNSYDWPYLVARAKKLGVKLNISREGTEPQPSVYGHYSVVGRAAVDLYNYAEELTEVKVKTLENVADYLKVIPKDARTIIEYTEIPKYWRNEALRRRLLKYAMEDAESTLGVAERVLPFLYQLSSLTGLPLDQVAAASVGFRVESHLMRHAFLEGELFPNRAEHPYSPYKGAIVLKPRPGIHENIAVIDFSAMYPHIMIKYNIGFDTYIPPGEASEEEFFEAPEVKHRFRKKPPSLYRKMLERLLEARAKIKEEIKDLDPSDPSYVILDNRQQAMKVLANASYGYLGWVGARFYMKPCAEATAAYGRQVILRANKIARYHGLDVIYSDTDSLFVKYVKGKVEEFIKHVEEEVGIELKIDKIYTVLFFTEAAKKYAGLLSDGKVDVVGFEAVRGDWCSLAQEVQTKVLELILRERSIQGAIRYVQEVVGMLRRREVPLKELIIWKSLTKSFEEYEVEAAHVAAAKRLMEAGFSLEVGDKVGFVIVKGASEKLADRAVPYVLVKPEEVDYEYYVTKQVIPSALRILKYFNVKEEELLIGRKQLSLFDFTS